In Mycobacterium stomatepiae, the following are encoded in one genomic region:
- a CDS encoding proline--tRNA ligase — MITRMSELFLRTLRDDPADAEVPSHKLLVRAGYIRQVAPGLYSWMPLGLRVLRNIERVVREEMNAIGGQEILFPGLLPRGPYETTNRWTEYGDGVFRVQDRRGNDYMLAPTHEEFFTLAVKGEYSSYKDFPLTLYQIQIKYRDEARPRAGILRAREFVMKDSYSFDTDAAGLKAAYHAHREAYQRIFDRLAVRYVIVSAVSGAMGGSASEEFLAESPIGEDTFVRCVESGYAANVEAVITAQPEATPIDGQPEAVMHDTGDTPTIATLVQWANGAGLGRTVTAADTLKNVLLKIRQPGGEWELLAIGVPGDREVDDKRLGAALEPAEYALLDDADFAKYPFLVKGYIGPKALRDNEVRYLVDPRVVDGTSWITGADEPGRHVVGLVAGRDFTADGTIEAAEVREGDLSPDGAGPLVMARGIEIGHIFQLGRKYTDAFTADVLGEDGKPVRLTMGSYGIGVSRLVAVVAEQQHDELGLRWPASIAPFDVHLVIANKDAQAREGATALAADLDRLGLEVLLDDRTASPGVKFKDAELLGMPWVVVVGRGWADGVVELRDRFGGQTRELVAGTSLATDIVAALTG; from the coding sequence GTGATCACCCGGATGTCCGAGCTGTTCCTGCGCACGCTGCGCGACGACCCCGCCGACGCCGAAGTGCCCAGCCACAAGCTGCTGGTGCGGGCCGGATACATCCGTCAGGTGGCGCCCGGCCTGTACAGCTGGATGCCGCTGGGGCTGCGGGTCCTGCGCAACATCGAACGCGTTGTCCGCGAGGAGATGAACGCGATCGGTGGCCAGGAGATCCTCTTTCCCGGGCTGCTGCCGCGTGGGCCGTACGAGACGACGAATCGCTGGACCGAATACGGCGACGGGGTGTTCCGCGTGCAGGACCGTCGCGGAAACGACTACATGCTCGCCCCCACCCACGAAGAGTTCTTCACCCTGGCCGTCAAGGGGGAGTACAGCTCCTACAAGGACTTCCCGCTGACGCTGTACCAAATCCAGATCAAGTACCGCGACGAGGCGCGGCCGCGGGCCGGCATCCTGCGGGCTCGCGAGTTCGTCATGAAGGACTCCTATTCCTTCGACACCGACGCGGCCGGCCTCAAAGCGGCCTACCACGCGCACCGCGAGGCCTACCAGCGCATCTTCGACCGGCTGGCGGTCCGCTACGTCATCGTGTCGGCGGTGTCGGGCGCGATGGGTGGCAGCGCGTCCGAGGAGTTCCTGGCGGAGAGTCCGATCGGTGAGGACACCTTCGTCCGGTGCGTGGAATCCGGCTACGCCGCCAACGTCGAGGCGGTGATCACCGCCCAGCCCGAGGCCACGCCCATCGACGGGCAGCCCGAGGCCGTCATGCACGACACCGGTGACACCCCGACCATCGCCACCCTGGTCCAGTGGGCCAACGGCGCCGGTCTCGGCCGCACCGTCACCGCGGCCGACACGCTGAAGAACGTGCTGCTCAAGATCCGCCAGCCCGGCGGCGAGTGGGAGCTGCTGGCCATCGGGGTGCCCGGAGATCGCGAGGTTGACGACAAACGGCTCGGCGCTGCGCTGGAGCCGGCCGAATACGCGTTGCTCGACGACGCGGACTTCGCCAAGTACCCATTCCTCGTCAAGGGCTACATCGGTCCGAAAGCATTGCGCGACAACGAGGTTCGCTACCTCGTCGATCCGCGGGTGGTGGACGGCACCAGCTGGATCACCGGCGCCGACGAGCCGGGCCGCCACGTGGTCGGCCTGGTCGCCGGACGCGACTTCACCGCCGACGGCACCATCGAGGCCGCCGAGGTGCGCGAAGGCGACCTGTCTCCCGACGGGGCCGGCCCGCTGGTGATGGCGCGCGGCATCGAGATCGGGCACATCTTCCAGCTGGGCCGCAAGTACACCGACGCGTTCACCGCCGACGTGCTCGGCGAGGATGGCAAGCCGGTGCGACTGACGATGGGTTCGTACGGCATCGGGGTGTCGCGACTGGTCGCCGTCGTCGCCGAGCAGCAGCACGACGAGCTGGGCCTGCGCTGGCCGGCGTCCATCGCGCCGTTCGACGTGCACCTGGTGATCGCCAACAAGGACGCGCAGGCGCGCGAGGGAGCGACGGCGCTGGCCGCCGACCTGGATCGGTTGGGGCTCGAGGTGCTGCTCGACGACCGCACCGCCTCGCCCGGGGTCAAGTTCAAGGACGCCGAGCTGCTCGGGATGCCCTGGGTCGTCGTGGTCGGGCGGGGCTGGGCCGACGGCGTGGTGGAGCTGCGCGACCGGTTCGGCGGGCAGACTCGAGAGCTGGTGGCCGGCACCTCGCTGGCCACCGACATCGTGGCGGCGCTGACCGGCTAG
- a CDS encoding MFS transporter — translation MTALNETERAARNWTAARADRPASERTERPSETASATAATRTSRYYPAWLPSRRFIAAVIAIGGMQLLATMDSTVAIVALPKIQNELSLSDAGRSWVITAYVLTFGGLMLLGGRLGDTIGRKRTFIVGVTLFTISSVLCAVAWDEVTLVIARLSQGVGSAIASPTGLALVATTFAKGPARNAATAVFAAMTAIGSVMGLVVGGALTEWSWRLAFLVNVPIGLVMIYLARTALRETNRERMKLDATGAMLATLACTAAVFAFSMGPEKGWMSAITLGSGAVAVAAAIAFAIVERTAENPVVPFQLFRDRNRLVTFAAILLAGGVMFSLTVCIGLYVQDILGYSALRAGVGFIPFVIAMGIGLGISSQLVSRFSPRVLTIGGGWLLLLAMIYGWAFMHRGVPYFPNLVLPIVVGGIGIGMVVVPLTLAAIAGVGFDQIGPVSAMTLMLQSLGGPLVLAVIQAVITSRTLYLGGTTGPVKVMNDAQLQALDHGYTYGLLWVAGTAVIVGAAALFIGYTPEQVAHAQEVKEAIDAGEL, via the coding sequence ATGACGGCCCTCAACGAGACCGAGCGCGCGGCCCGGAATTGGACCGCCGCGCGCGCCGATCGTCCGGCATCGGAGCGCACCGAGCGCCCGTCTGAGACTGCTTCCGCGACCGCCGCCACCCGCACTAGCAGGTATTACCCGGCCTGGTTGCCGTCGCGCCGCTTCATCGCGGCCGTGATCGCCATCGGTGGTATGCAGCTGCTGGCAACGATGGACAGCACCGTCGCGATCGTCGCGCTTCCTAAGATTCAAAACGAGTTGAGCCTCTCCGATGCCGGCCGTAGCTGGGTGATCACCGCCTACGTGCTCACCTTCGGCGGGCTGATGCTGCTGGGCGGGCGCCTCGGCGACACCATTGGGCGCAAACGCACCTTCATCGTCGGCGTCACGCTGTTCACGATCTCCTCGGTGCTGTGCGCGGTGGCCTGGGACGAGGTGACGCTGGTCATCGCCCGGCTGTCGCAGGGTGTCGGCTCGGCCATCGCGTCGCCGACCGGTCTGGCCCTGGTCGCCACGACGTTCGCCAAGGGTCCGGCGCGCAACGCGGCCACGGCGGTGTTCGCCGCGATGACCGCGATCGGTTCGGTGATGGGTCTGGTCGTCGGCGGCGCGCTGACCGAGTGGTCGTGGCGGCTCGCGTTCCTGGTCAACGTGCCGATCGGGCTGGTGATGATCTACCTGGCCCGCACCGCGCTGCGCGAGACCAACCGGGAACGGATGAAGCTCGACGCCACCGGGGCCATGCTGGCCACTCTGGCCTGCACCGCCGCGGTTTTCGCCTTCTCGATGGGCCCGGAAAAGGGCTGGATGTCGGCGATCACCCTCGGTTCGGGCGCGGTGGCCGTGGCCGCCGCGATCGCGTTCGCGATCGTGGAGCGCACCGCCGAAAATCCCGTCGTGCCGTTCCAGCTGTTCCGCGACCGCAACCGCCTGGTCACGTTCGCCGCGATCCTGCTGGCCGGCGGCGTGATGTTCAGCCTCACCGTCTGCATCGGCCTGTACGTCCAGGACATCCTGGGCTACAGCGCGCTGCGCGCCGGCGTCGGATTCATCCCGTTCGTCATCGCGATGGGAATCGGCCTCGGCATCTCCTCGCAACTGGTGTCGCGGTTCTCGCCGCGGGTGCTGACGATCGGCGGCGGGTGGCTGCTGCTGCTCGCGATGATCTACGGCTGGGCATTCATGCACCGCGGGGTGCCCTACTTCCCGAACCTGGTGCTGCCGATCGTCGTCGGCGGAATCGGCATCGGCATGGTCGTCGTCCCGCTCACGCTCGCCGCGATCGCGGGGGTCGGGTTCGACCAGATCGGTCCGGTGTCGGCCATGACGCTGATGCTGCAGAGCCTGGGCGGGCCGCTGGTGCTGGCCGTGATCCAGGCCGTCATCACCTCGCGCACGCTGTACCTGGGCGGCACCACCGGCCCGGTGAAGGTGATGAACGACGCGCAATTGCAGGCGCTCGACCACGGCTACACCTACGGACTGCTGTGGGTGGCCGGAACGGCCGTCATCGTCGGCGCCGCCGCCCTGTTCATCGGGTACACCCCGGAACAGGTCGCGCACGCCCAAGAGGTCAAGGAAGCCATCGACGCCGGCGAGCTGTAG
- a CDS encoding cobyrinate a,c-diamide synthase has product MNAPAVVVAAPASGSGKTTIATGLIGALRQAGHTVAPFKVGPDFIDPGYHGLAAGRPGRNLDPVMVGEALVGPLYAHGAAGADIAVIEGVMGLFDGRIGPEASSPPPGSTAHVAALVGAPVILVVDARGQSHSIAALLHGFSTFDTATRIAGVILNRVGSARHEQVLRQACEHTGVPVLGAIPRAAELELPTRYLGLVTAVEYGRRARLAVEAMTALVARHVDLAAVLAVARSGVNVAPWDPMEAVGETAGRATVAMAAGKAFSFGYAEHAELLRAAGAEVVEFDPLADVLPDRTDAVLLPGGFPEQFTADLSANDVVRQQIHDLAAGRAPVHAECAGLIYLASELDGYPMCGVLGGSARFTPRLKLAYRDAVAVADSALYPAGARVVGHEFHRTVITFTESYQPAWVYRGADHDAAPMRDGVVHNGVHASYLHTHPAAVPDAVARFVARAARSPGPA; this is encoded by the coding sequence GTGAATGCCCCCGCGGTCGTCGTCGCCGCGCCCGCCTCGGGCAGCGGAAAGACCACGATCGCAACGGGTTTGATCGGCGCGTTGCGCCAGGCGGGGCATACCGTCGCGCCGTTCAAGGTGGGCCCGGACTTCATCGACCCCGGCTATCACGGGCTGGCCGCGGGCCGGCCCGGACGCAACCTCGATCCGGTGATGGTGGGCGAAGCGCTCGTCGGTCCCCTCTACGCGCACGGCGCCGCCGGTGCAGACATCGCGGTGATCGAGGGTGTGATGGGACTGTTCGACGGGCGGATCGGGCCCGAAGCGTCGTCCCCGCCACCGGGGTCCACCGCCCACGTCGCCGCCCTGGTGGGCGCGCCGGTGATCCTGGTGGTCGATGCGCGCGGTCAAAGTCACAGCATTGCCGCACTCCTGCACGGCTTTTCGACGTTCGACACGGCAACCCGGATCGCCGGCGTGATTCTCAACCGGGTGGGATCGGCCCGGCACGAGCAGGTGCTGCGACAGGCTTGCGAGCATACCGGCGTCCCGGTGCTGGGCGCTATTCCGCGGGCCGCCGAATTAGAGCTGCCGACAAGGTATTTGGGCCTGGTCACCGCGGTCGAATACGGACGGCGGGCCCGGCTGGCGGTCGAGGCGATGACCGCCCTGGTCGCGCGGCACGTCGACCTGGCCGCTGTGCTGGCGGTGGCACGAAGCGGCGTCAACGTCGCGCCGTGGGATCCGATGGAAGCGGTGGGGGAAACGGCGGGTCGTGCCACGGTCGCGATGGCGGCCGGCAAGGCCTTCAGCTTCGGCTATGCCGAACACGCCGAGTTGCTGCGTGCCGCCGGGGCCGAGGTGGTCGAGTTCGACCCGCTGGCCGACGTGTTGCCCGATCGTACCGACGCGGTGCTGCTGCCCGGCGGCTTCCCCGAACAGTTCACCGCCGATCTGTCCGCCAATGATGTGGTGCGACAACAGATTCACGACTTAGCGGCGGGGCGTGCGCCGGTGCATGCCGAGTGCGCGGGCCTGATCTATCTGGCTTCCGAACTCGACGGGTACCCGATGTGCGGGGTGTTGGGCGGATCGGCGCGGTTCACCCCACGGCTGAAGTTGGCGTATCGCGACGCGGTCGCGGTGGCCGACTCGGCGTTGTATCCCGCCGGGGCACGGGTGGTCGGACACGAATTCCACCGGACCGTGATCACCTTCACCGAGAGCTACCAACCCGCCTGGGTCTACCGGGGCGCCGACCACGATGCGGCGCCGATGCGCGACGGCGTCGTGCACAACGGCGTGCACGCGTCGTATCTACACACGCACCCCGCCGCCGTCCCGGATGCGGTGGCGCGCTTCGTGGCGCGAGCGGCGCGCTCGCCGGGCCCGGCATGA
- the cobO gene encoding cob(I)yrinic acid a,c-diamide adenosyltransferase — MPQGTPVQIPDDGLSTRARRNLPLLAVHTGDGKGKSTAAFGMALRAWNAGLDVAVFQFVKSAKWKVGEEAVFRRLGELHDEHGVGGAVEWHKMGSGWSWSRKSGSEDDHAAAAADGWAEISRRLAEQRHDFYVLDEFTYPLKWGWVDADEVVEVLAARPGHQHMVITGRAAPPRLVEAADLVTEMAKVKHPMDAGRKGQKGIEW, encoded by the coding sequence ATGCCGCAGGGAACCCCAGTACAGATTCCGGACGACGGACTGAGCACCCGGGCCCGGCGCAACCTGCCGCTGCTGGCGGTGCACACCGGCGACGGCAAGGGGAAGTCGACGGCCGCGTTCGGAATGGCGTTGCGCGCGTGGAACGCGGGCCTGGACGTCGCGGTGTTTCAGTTCGTCAAGAGCGCGAAGTGGAAGGTGGGGGAGGAAGCCGTCTTTCGCCGGCTCGGCGAGCTGCACGACGAACACGGCGTCGGGGGCGCGGTCGAATGGCACAAGATGGGCAGCGGCTGGTCCTGGTCGCGTAAATCCGGCAGCGAGGACGATCACGCGGCCGCGGCCGCCGACGGCTGGGCGGAGATCTCGCGCCGGCTCGCCGAGCAGCGTCACGACTTCTATGTGCTCGACGAGTTCACCTACCCGCTGAAGTGGGGCTGGGTCGACGCCGACGAGGTGGTGGAGGTGTTGGCGGCCCGGCCCGGTCATCAGCACATGGTGATCACCGGACGCGCCGCCCCGCCGCGGCTGGTCGAGGCCGCCGACCTGGTCACCGAGATGGCCAAGGTCAAGCATCCGATGGATGCGGGGCGCAAGGGCCAGAAGGGCATCGAGTGGTGA
- a CDS encoding magnesium chelatase subunit D family protein, translating into MKPYPFSAIVGHDQLRLALLLCAVRPEIGGALIRGEKGTAKSTAVRGLAALLSAATGSNGDGSGLVEMPLGATEDRVIGSLDLQRVLRDGEHAFSPGLLARAHGGVLYVDEVNLLHDHLVDVLLDAAAMGRVHIERDGISHSHEARFVLIGTMNPEEGELRPQLLDRFGLTVDVHASRDVDVRVEVIRQRMAYEADPDGFATRYAAADAELAQRIAAARALVDDVVLPDDELRRIAALCAAFDVDGMRADLVVARTAVAHAAWRDALTVEERDIRVAAELALPHRRRRDPFDDPGIDREQLDQALERAGNEPEPDPPGGGQPDPPGGGQSVNDAASQQDSPPAAKMRPPATRPSAPPSKTFRTRALTVPGVGEGAPGRRSRARNRAGSVVAAADVNDPAAHGLHLFATLLSAAERAGAGPLRPCPDDMRRAVREGREGNLVIFVVDASGSMAARDRMAAVSGATLSLLRDAYQRRDKVAVITFRQQQARLLLPPTSSAHIAARRLARFDTGGKTPLAEGLLAARELIVRERARDRARRPLVVVLTDGRATAGPDPLGRSRIAASRLVAEGAAAVVVDCETSYVRLGLAAQLAGQLGAPAVRLEQLHADHLTRAVRSVA; encoded by the coding sequence GTGAAGCCCTATCCGTTCAGCGCGATCGTCGGTCACGATCAGTTGCGGCTGGCGCTGCTGCTGTGTGCGGTGCGCCCGGAAATCGGTGGCGCGCTGATCCGCGGCGAGAAGGGCACCGCCAAGTCGACGGCCGTCCGCGGCTTGGCCGCGCTGCTGTCGGCGGCGACCGGAAGTAACGGCGACGGATCGGGCCTCGTCGAAATGCCGCTCGGCGCAACCGAAGACCGGGTGATCGGCTCGCTGGATCTGCAGCGAGTGTTGCGCGACGGCGAGCATGCTTTTTCGCCCGGATTGCTCGCGCGTGCCCACGGCGGCGTGTTGTACGTCGACGAGGTCAACCTGCTGCACGATCACCTGGTCGACGTGCTGCTCGACGCCGCCGCGATGGGGAGGGTGCACATCGAGCGCGATGGCATCTCGCATTCGCATGAGGCCCGGTTCGTCCTGATCGGCACGATGAATCCGGAGGAAGGCGAACTGCGCCCGCAGCTGCTCGACCGGTTCGGTCTGACGGTCGATGTGCATGCCTCGCGTGACGTCGACGTACGGGTGGAGGTGATCCGGCAGCGGATGGCCTACGAGGCCGACCCGGACGGGTTCGCCACGCGTTATGCCGCCGCCGACGCTGAGCTGGCCCAGCGGATCGCGGCGGCGCGCGCGCTCGTCGACGATGTGGTGTTGCCGGACGATGAGTTACGGCGCATCGCGGCATTGTGTGCAGCGTTCGACGTCGACGGGATGCGAGCCGACCTGGTGGTGGCCCGCACCGCGGTCGCCCACGCCGCGTGGCGGGATGCGCTCACGGTTGAGGAGCGCGACATTCGGGTGGCGGCCGAACTGGCGCTGCCGCATCGGCGCCGCCGCGACCCATTCGACGACCCGGGTATCGACCGCGAGCAGCTGGATCAGGCGCTGGAGCGGGCGGGCAACGAGCCCGAGCCCGATCCGCCCGGCGGCGGCCAGCCGGATCCGCCCGGCGGCGGTCAGTCCGTCAACGATGCTGCCTCACAACAGGATTCACCTCCTGCTGCGAAGATGCGCCCGCCTGCGACGCGACCCAGCGCCCCGCCGTCGAAAACCTTTCGCACCCGGGCGCTGACGGTGCCCGGCGTCGGCGAAGGAGCGCCCGGACGACGCTCGCGAGCCCGCAACCGCGCCGGAAGTGTGGTGGCCGCCGCCGACGTCAACGATCCCGCGGCGCACGGACTGCACCTGTTCGCCACCCTGCTGTCGGCCGCCGAGCGCGCCGGGGCCGGGCCGCTGCGCCCGTGCCCCGACGACATGCGCCGCGCGGTCCGCGAGGGACGCGAAGGCAACCTGGTGATCTTCGTGGTGGACGCGTCCGGGTCGATGGCCGCCCGCGACCGGATGGCCGCGGTCAGCGGTGCCACCCTGTCGCTGCTGCGCGACGCCTATCAACGGCGCGACAAGGTCGCGGTGATCACCTTCCGGCAGCAGCAAGCGCGGTTGTTGCTGCCGCCGACGTCGTCTGCGCACATCGCGGCCCGGCGGTTGGCCCGGTTCGACACCGGCGGCAAGACCCCGCTGGCCGAGGGCCTGCTGGCCGCGCGCGAGCTGATCGTCCGGGAACGGGCACGCGACCGGGCGCGGCGTCCGCTGGTGGTGGTGCTCACCGACGGCCGGGCCACCGCGGGCCCGGACCCGTTGGGCCGCAGCCGAATCGCGGCGTCGCGACTGGTCGCCGAGGGCGCCGCTGCGGTGGTGGTGGACTGCGAAACGTCCTATGTACGACTGGGATTGGCCGCGCAGCTGGCCGGCCAACTCGGCGCACCGGCCGTGCGGCTGGAGCAACTGCACGCCGACCATCTGACGCGAGCCGTCCGCAGCGTGGCCTGA
- a CDS encoding GNAT family N-acetyltransferase, producing the protein MTEALSRIWAKDLDAQTLYELLKLRVEVFVVEQAIPYPELDGRDLLAETRHFWLETHDGEVISTLRLMEEHAGGEKVFRIGRLCTKRAVRGQGQTNRLLRAALAEVGDYPCRINAQTYLAEMYAQHGFVREGDDFLDDGVPHVPMLRPGSGVTAKP; encoded by the coding sequence ATGACCGAAGCGCTAAGCCGCATCTGGGCCAAAGACCTTGACGCGCAAACTCTTTACGAGTTGCTCAAGCTGCGTGTCGAGGTATTCGTCGTCGAGCAGGCCATCCCTTATCCGGAGCTGGACGGGCGCGATTTGCTCGCCGAGACCCGGCACTTCTGGCTGGAAACGCATGACGGCGAGGTGATCTCCACGCTGCGGCTGATGGAGGAGCATGCCGGGGGCGAGAAGGTGTTCCGGATCGGGCGGCTGTGCACCAAACGGGCCGTCCGCGGGCAGGGCCAAACCAACCGGCTGTTGCGGGCGGCGCTCGCCGAGGTCGGCGACTATCCGTGCCGGATCAACGCGCAGACCTATCTGGCCGAGATGTACGCGCAGCACGGTTTTGTCCGCGAGGGCGACGACTTCCTGGACGACGGCGTTCCGCACGTCCCGATGCTGCGGCCCGGCTCCGGCGTCACGGCGAAGCCGTGA
- the mqo gene encoding malate dehydrogenase (quinone) — MSDTTARTDVVLVGAGIMSATLAALLRRLEPDWSITVIERLDAVAAESSSPWNNAGTGHAGLCEMNYTPERPGSQGSIDIAKAVSINEQFQVTRQFWAYAVENGILTDRRFLNPVPHVSFVHGAQRVDYLRRRQQALAPNPLFAGTELIDDPDEFARRLPFMAAERDFAEPVALNWAPDGTDVDFGSLTKQLIGYCVQGGATALFGHEVRNLTRASDGGWTLRIANRRTGEKRKLNAKFVLVGAGGDALPLLQKSGIDEVKGFAGFPIGGRFLRTDNPDLIAAHRAKVYGTPAPGAPPLGALHLDLRFVDGKSWLVFGPYAGWSPKFLKHGHLSDLPRSVRRDNVVSMLGVGITEMTLLDYLIRQLRLSERDRMQALHEFAPAARPSDWQLTVAGQRVQVIRRAKGKGGALEFGTTVLCAGDGSIAGLLGGSPGASTAVPIMLDVLASCFADRYQSWLPTLKEMVPSLGTQLSTEPALYDEVRTWSAKVLQLNAS, encoded by the coding sequence GTGTCAGACACAACGGCGCGCACCGACGTCGTGCTGGTCGGCGCCGGCATCATGAGCGCCACCCTGGCCGCACTGCTGCGGCGGCTGGAGCCGGACTGGTCGATCACCGTGATCGAGCGCCTCGACGCCGTCGCCGCCGAAAGCAGCAGCCCCTGGAACAACGCCGGCACCGGGCACGCCGGGCTATGCGAGATGAATTACACCCCGGAGCGCCCCGGCTCGCAGGGTTCGATCGACATCGCCAAGGCGGTGTCGATCAACGAGCAATTCCAGGTGACCCGCCAGTTCTGGGCCTATGCGGTCGAGAACGGCATCCTCACCGATCGACGGTTCCTCAACCCCGTCCCGCACGTCAGCTTCGTGCACGGCGCGCAGCGGGTCGACTATCTGCGGCGGCGCCAGCAGGCGCTGGCACCCAACCCGCTGTTCGCCGGAACGGAATTGATCGACGACCCGGACGAATTCGCCCGCCGGCTGCCGTTCATGGCCGCCGAACGCGACTTCGCCGAGCCGGTCGCGCTCAACTGGGCCCCCGACGGCACCGACGTCGACTTCGGTTCGCTGACCAAGCAACTGATCGGCTACTGCGTGCAGGGTGGTGCCACCGCGCTGTTCGGTCACGAGGTCCGCAACCTGACCCGGGCATCCGACGGCGGCTGGACGCTACGGATCGCGAATCGCCGCACCGGCGAAAAACGCAAGCTGAATGCAAAATTCGTGCTCGTCGGCGCCGGCGGTGACGCGCTGCCGTTGCTGCAGAAATCCGGCATCGACGAGGTCAAGGGTTTCGCCGGCTTCCCGATCGGCGGGCGGTTCCTGCGCACCGACAACCCCGACCTGATCGCCGCGCACCGGGCCAAGGTCTACGGCACCCCCGCGCCGGGGGCACCGCCGCTGGGGGCGCTGCATCTGGACCTGCGGTTCGTCGACGGCAAGTCGTGGCTGGTCTTCGGGCCGTATGCCGGCTGGTCGCCTAAATTCTTGAAGCATGGTCACCTCAGCGACTTGCCCCGATCGGTCAGGCGGGACAACGTGGTGTCGATGCTGGGGGTCGGCATCACCGAGATGACGCTGCTCGATTACCTGATCCGTCAACTGCGACTCAGCGAACGCGACCGGATGCAGGCGCTGCACGAATTCGCGCCCGCTGCCCGGCCTTCGGACTGGCAGCTGACGGTGGCCGGTCAGCGGGTGCAGGTGATCCGGCGGGCCAAGGGAAAGGGCGGAGCGCTCGAATTCGGCACCACCGTCCTGTGCGCTGGCGACGGCAGCATCGCCGGATTGCTCGGTGGTTCGCCCGGCGCCTCGACTGCCGTGCCGATCATGCTCGACGTGCTGGCGAGTTGCTTTGCCGACCGCTACCAGTCCTGGCTGCCCACGCTCAAAGAGATGGTGCCCTCGTTGGGAACCCAGCTATCGACCGAACCGGCGCTCTACGACGAGGTGAGAACGTGGAGCGCCAAGGTATTACAGTTGAACGCCTCATGA
- a CDS encoding alpha/beta hydrolase, with protein MTGWVPDVLPGYWQYTIALGPDPAGEGDIVATLIRRGPEASAAGGLEHAVLTVHGYTDYFFNTALADHFANRGFTFYALDLQKCGRSRRDGQTPHFITDLAQYDTELERALAVIREAAHDVRVLMYGHSAGGLIVPLWLDRLRRRNAMAHAGIGGLVLNSPFLDLHGPAVLRLGMTSAMIAGLSRVRSKVVLRGTRKGGYGTSLHRDYDGEFDYNLEWKPLGGFPITAGWLNAVRRGQARLHRGLDVGMPNLILRSDHSVTETENPIDMQRGDAVLDVTQIARWAGCIGNRSAVVPVIDAKHDVFLSLEEPRAVAYRELDLWLDGYLRTTNTDASASFGKG; from the coding sequence GTGACTGGCTGGGTGCCCGATGTCCTGCCTGGCTACTGGCAGTACACCATCGCACTGGGACCCGATCCCGCCGGCGAGGGCGACATCGTCGCAACCCTGATCCGGCGTGGCCCCGAAGCCAGTGCGGCCGGCGGTCTCGAACACGCGGTGCTGACGGTGCACGGTTACACCGACTATTTCTTCAACACCGCGCTGGCCGATCACTTCGCCAACCGCGGTTTCACCTTCTACGCGTTGGACCTGCAGAAGTGCGGCCGGTCGCGGCGCGACGGCCAGACCCCGCACTTCATCACCGATCTCGCGCAGTACGACACCGAACTCGAACGCGCCCTGGCCGTCATCCGCGAGGCGGCGCACGACGTCCGGGTCCTGATGTACGGCCATTCCGCCGGCGGCCTGATCGTGCCGCTGTGGCTGGATCGGTTGCGACGGCGAAACGCCATGGCGCACGCGGGCATCGGCGGCTTGGTCCTGAATAGCCCGTTCCTGGATCTGCATGGCCCGGCGGTGCTGCGCCTGGGAATGACGTCGGCGATGATCGCCGGCCTGTCGCGGGTGCGGTCCAAGGTCGTGTTGCGCGGCACCCGCAAGGGCGGATACGGCACCTCGCTGCACCGCGACTACGACGGCGAGTTCGACTACAACCTGGAATGGAAACCGTTGGGCGGCTTCCCGATCACCGCGGGCTGGCTGAACGCCGTGCGCCGCGGCCAGGCCCGGCTGCACCGCGGCCTCGACGTCGGGATGCCGAACCTGATCCTGCGCTCGGACCACAGCGTGACCGAAACCGAAAATCCGATCGACATGCAACGCGGCGACGCGGTCCTCGACGTCACCCAGATCGCAAGGTGGGCCGGCTGTATCGGGAATCGCAGCGCAGTCGTCCCGGTGATCGATGCCAAGCACGACGTGTTCCTGTCGCTGGAGGAGCCGCGTGCGGTCGCCTACCGGGAACTGGATCTGTGGCTGGACGGCTACCTGCGCACCACGAACACCGACGCCTCGGCATCGTTCGGAAAGGGGTGA
- a CDS encoding Fur family transcriptional regulator, with amino-acid sequence MTSNPSALDPAVTERIGDFLRSRGLRRMTSRIQVLAVLEPVSGHLSVAEIHQRVRDTLPVGGQPPDVATIYRTVTTLVEQGVLHALTLDGGVTTYGLATAPHHHAVCTRCGAIIEVPARQLSSALEHAMEGSAFALSERAGLTLRGLCPQCQAGEPAASAQAQ; translated from the coding sequence GTGACGTCCAATCCGTCGGCCCTCGACCCCGCGGTCACCGAACGCATCGGCGACTTCCTGCGCTCCCGCGGATTGCGCAGGATGACGTCGCGGATTCAGGTGCTGGCGGTGCTCGAACCCGTCAGTGGACATCTGTCCGTCGCGGAGATCCACCAGCGGGTACGGGACACGCTGCCCGTCGGCGGTCAGCCACCCGACGTGGCCACCATCTACCGCACGGTGACCACCCTGGTTGAACAGGGGGTGCTGCACGCGCTGACCCTCGACGGCGGCGTCACGACCTACGGGCTGGCCACCGCCCCGCATCACCACGCGGTCTGCACGCGGTGCGGCGCGATCATCGAAGTGCCCGCGCGGCAGCTCAGCTCCGCGCTCGAACACGCGATGGAGGGCAGTGCGTTCGCCCTGTCGGAGCGGGCCGGTCTGACGTTGCGTGGACTTTGCCCGCAGTGCCAGGCCGGCGAGCCCGCCGCCTCAGCGCAGGCCCAGTAG